One segment of Pontibacter akesuensis DNA contains the following:
- a CDS encoding DUF6141 family protein, whose amino-acid sequence MSEKNILYKERQRFRQFWLWAVVLAVASIFWLGLVYQVLLGGAFGSRPVSDVSVVVLFVLVGLGLPLFFYGMRLTTEVEPGELRLRFWPFHLKPVEIPLHLVREYELITYNPIMEYGGWGIRWSARGKAYNMSGNEGVKLYFYNSKPLLIGSQRAAELFRAIGEAKQQQV is encoded by the coding sequence GTGTCAGAAAAAAACATACTATACAAAGAGCGGCAACGGTTCAGGCAGTTTTGGCTTTGGGCGGTGGTGCTGGCGGTGGCGTCCATCTTCTGGCTGGGCCTGGTGTACCAGGTGCTGTTGGGGGGCGCGTTTGGCAGCAGGCCGGTGTCTGATGTATCGGTGGTAGTGCTTTTTGTGCTGGTAGGCCTGGGGCTGCCGCTTTTCTTCTACGGCATGCGCCTCACCACCGAAGTGGAACCCGGAGAATTGCGCCTGCGGTTCTGGCCCTTCCACCTGAAGCCAGTCGAGATCCCGTTGCACCTGGTCCGGGAGTATGAGCTGATCACTTACAACCCTATTATGGAGTACGGTGGCTGGGGCATCCGCTGGAGCGCCAGGGGCAAAGCCTACAACATGTCGGGCAACGAGGGCGTGAAGCTATACTTCTACAACAGCAAGCCGCTGCTCATCGGCTCACAACGGGCAGCCGAGCTGTTCAGAGCCATCGGGGAGGCCAAGCAGCAGCAAGTATAG
- a CDS encoding OmpA/MotB family protein, producing MKSNFFKASLALALGSTMMFSCVSSKKYEDLQASKDAQERELAASKSKVDELSTSLKDREQKLAEMERAMNEQQKILDNLKNEVNAALQGFNQGDLSVAVKDGKVYVSMSDKLLFPTGSTKVNPGGKKAIDQLVQVLQKNQQVGVMVEGHTDDVSVSGGMKYLQDNWDLSVLRATEITRMMTEKGLSPDRVTPAGRSYYMPVDTGRSAAAKAKNRRTEIILTPDFTEIYKILGIKA from the coding sequence ATGAAATCCAATTTCTTCAAAGCCTCCCTGGCGCTGGCCCTCGGCTCCACCATGATGTTCTCTTGCGTATCTTCCAAGAAATACGAAGACCTGCAGGCAAGCAAAGATGCGCAGGAGCGCGAACTGGCTGCCTCTAAGTCTAAGGTAGACGAGCTTTCCACTTCCCTGAAAGACCGCGAGCAGAAGCTTGCCGAAATGGAGCGCGCCATGAACGAGCAGCAAAAAATTCTGGACAACCTGAAGAATGAAGTAAACGCTGCGCTGCAGGGCTTTAACCAAGGCGACCTAAGCGTAGCTGTGAAGGACGGCAAAGTGTACGTGTCGATGTCTGACAAGCTGTTGTTCCCGACAGGAAGCACGAAAGTAAACCCAGGCGGCAAAAAAGCCATCGACCAGTTGGTGCAGGTGCTGCAGAAAAACCAGCAGGTGGGTGTGATGGTAGAAGGCCACACAGATGACGTTAGTGTATCTGGCGGCATGAAGTACCTGCAGGATAACTGGGACCTGAGTGTGCTTCGCGCAACTGAGATCACACGTATGATGACCGAGAAGGGCTTGTCTCCTGACCGCGTAACACCGGCTGGCCGCTCTTACTACATGCCGGTAGACACAGGCCGTTCTGCTGCTGCGAAAGCAAAGAACCGCCGCACAGAGATCATCCTGACACCGGACTTCACAGAAATCTACAAAATCCTGGGCATCAAAGCCTAA
- a CDS encoding isoaspartyl peptidase/L-asparaginase family protein: protein MKKSLYFLFLFLLVGFASLAQGKPDYSKITLAIHGGAGTITRENMTPEKEKAYREKLNEALQVGYDVLKKGGTSMDAVEATIHVMENSPLFNAGKGAVFTNEGKNEMDAAMMDGETLQAGAVASVTTIKNPISAARAVMEKSPHVMMIGDGAEAFAKTQGIELVDPSYFHTETRYNQLQQIIDKEKTQLDHDGGSSSNENIFTEGNKFGTVGCVALDAYGNLAAGTSTGGMTNKRFGRVGDAPIIGAGTYADNNTCAVSATGHGEYFIRNVVAYDIAALMKYKNLSVKKAAEEVVMKKLVDRGGEGGVIALDKNGNVAMPFNSAGMYRGYIKNGKPVVAIYRD, encoded by the coding sequence ATGAAAAAGAGCCTATACTTCCTGTTTCTCTTTCTGCTGGTCGGCTTCGCGTCCCTGGCGCAAGGCAAGCCGGACTACAGTAAAATTACGCTGGCCATACACGGTGGCGCAGGCACTATTACGCGCGAGAACATGACACCCGAAAAAGAGAAGGCCTACCGGGAAAAGCTGAACGAGGCACTGCAGGTGGGCTACGATGTGCTGAAGAAAGGCGGCACAAGTATGGATGCCGTGGAAGCGACCATCCATGTGATGGAGAACTCGCCGCTCTTTAATGCCGGGAAGGGCGCAGTGTTTACCAACGAGGGCAAAAACGAGATGGATGCCGCCATGATGGACGGGGAAACGCTGCAGGCAGGCGCTGTAGCCAGTGTTACGACAATAAAAAATCCGATCTCAGCGGCACGCGCCGTGATGGAAAAATCGCCGCACGTGATGATGATTGGCGATGGGGCAGAGGCGTTCGCCAAAACCCAGGGCATCGAACTGGTGGACCCGTCTTACTTTCACACCGAAACACGCTACAACCAGCTGCAGCAAATCATCGACAAGGAAAAGACGCAGCTCGACCACGACGGCGGCTCCAGCAGCAACGAGAACATCTTTACCGAGGGCAACAAATTCGGAACGGTGGGCTGCGTGGCGCTGGATGCCTACGGTAACCTGGCGGCCGGCACCTCCACGGGCGGCATGACCAACAAGCGCTTCGGGCGTGTGGGCGACGCGCCCATCATCGGGGCTGGCACCTACGCCGATAACAACACCTGCGCCGTGTCGGCCACCGGCCATGGCGAGTATTTTATCCGCAACGTGGTGGCCTACGACATTGCGGCCCTGATGAAGTATAAAAACCTGTCGGTGAAGAAGGCGGCCGAGGAGGTGGTGATGAAAAAGCTGGTGGATCGTGGCGGTGAGGGTGGCGTGATCGCCCTCGACAAAAACGGAAACGTGGCCATGCCGTTCAATTCGGCGGGCATGTATCGGGGCTACATCAAAAACGGCAAACCAGTGGTGGCCATCTACAGAGATTGA